The proteins below are encoded in one region of Podarcis raffonei isolate rPodRaf1 chromosome 6, rPodRaf1.pri, whole genome shotgun sequence:
- the DUSP15 gene encoding dual specificity protein phosphatase 15, with product MGNGMNKILPGLFLGNFIDAKDFDQLSRHNITHIVSIHESAQPYIPGIIYLRIALPDTPEANIKKHFKKCIHFIHSCRLHGGNCLVHCLAGISRSTTIVLAYVMAVTQLNWHDALEAVKAARPVANPNPGFRQQLEEYGGSRSVKKIHRRLERKYGASPFSDEEDIRALLPPGKRHLVPRREGALQTLVPKERGAKHTDPFLLRMKQTFSCLPGCLK from the exons ATTCTCCCTGGGCTCTTCCTCGGCAACTTCATAG ATGCCAAAGACTTCGACCAGCTGAGCAGGCACAATATCACCCACATCGTCTCCATCCATGAATCTGCACAGCCATATATTCCG GGAATCATCTACCTCCGCATTGCTCTGCCAGACACACCAGAGGCCAACAT CAAGAAGCACTTCAAGAAATGCATCCATTTCATCCATTCCTGTCGCCTGCATGGAGGGAACTGCCTCGTTCACTG CCTCGCAGGGATCTCCCGCAGCACCACCATCGTCCTTGCGTACGTCATGGCCGTGACACAGCTGAACTGGCACGATGCCCTGGAGGCCGTCAAGGCAGCCCGGCCAGTCGCCAATCCCAACCCGGGTTTCCGTCAACAGCTGGAGGAGTACGGGGGCAGCCGGTCTGTGAAGAAG ATCCACCGGAGACTTGAGCGCAAGTATGGAGCATCGCCTTTTAGTGACGAAGAGGATATCAGAGCCCTGCTCCCACCTGGGAAAAGGCACCTGGTCCCTAGGAGAGAGGGGGCTCTGCAGACCCTGGTGCCAAAGGAGAGAGGAGCCAAGCACACGGACCCCTTTCTGCTGCGGATGAAGCAGACCTTCTCCTGCCTCCCGGGGTGTTTGAAATGA